Proteins encoded in a region of the Bactrocera tryoni isolate S06 chromosome 4, CSIRO_BtryS06_freeze2, whole genome shotgun sequence genome:
- the LOC120775931 gene encoding probable alpha-aspartyl dipeptidase, with the protein MSPRSLFLLSSSRVHGYEFLEHAKEHLKEFLTKRNVKTVLFVPYAQNDYNKYTELVENTLSPWGFKVEGLHVKQNPIQAVLQAEALFIGGGNTFVLLKALYDENLIPIIRERVLQKGIPYIGSSAGTNVATLSIHTTNDMPVAFPPTFDALRLVPFNINPHYLEPDAATRHKGETRDERINEFIEYHKKPVLGLREGTALLVEGDKAVLVGDRNAKLFMANKEQVEFAPNTDLSFLLNQS; encoded by the exons ATGTCACCGCGTTCGCTTTTCTTGCTCTCCTCTTCACGCGTACATGGTTATGAATTTTTGGAGCACGCAAAAGAACATTTAAAGGAATTTCTAACTAA ACGCAATGTGAAAACGGTGCTCTTTGTGCCTTACGCACAGAACGACTACAATAAATACACAGAACTTGTCGAAAATACACTTTCGCCATGGGGTTTTAAAGTTGAAGGTTTACACGTTAAACAGAATCCCATACAAGCAGTGCTGCAGGCGGAGGCGCTGTTCATCGGTGGTGGCAATACTTTTGTATTGCTTAAAGCGCTTTACGATGAAAATCTAATACCTATAATACGTGAACGTGTACTCCAAAAGGGTATACCGTATATTGGCTCCAGTGCCGGCACTAATGTGGCCACACTTTCCATACATACAACAAACGATATGCCTGTGGCGTTTCCACCCACATTTGACGCTTTACGTCTAGTGCCGTTCAACATCAATCCACATTATCTGGAACCCGACGCAGCGACACGTCATAAAGGTGAGACGCGTGACGAACGCATTAACGAATTTATTGAGTACCATAAAAAGCCGGTATTGGGCTTACGCGAGGGCACCGCTTTGTTGGTGGAAGGTGATAAGGCCGTTTTAGTAGGCGATCGCAATGCGAAATTGTTTATGGC CAATAAGGAGCAAGTTGAATTTGCACCAAACACCGACctgagttttcttttaaatcaaTCTTAA
- the LOC120774010 gene encoding ferritin-2 heavy chain, producing the protein MNFAGRLQFRRLMCLMVRQNFASECENAINKQIHLELKSSYDYMAMAYHFDRSDVALPGLYGFFKSASSEEREHAAQLMTYMNKRGGTICLEELPAPQFKFTTVKAALIEALDMEKTVNESLLALHALANEHNDPHLSDFLETNFLIEQVDAQKQLADYITQIERCEKELGVHIFDNDIKGKDMH; encoded by the exons atgaattttgccGGACGTTTACAATTCCGGCGTCTCATGTGTTTGATGGTGCGACAAAATTTTGCCAGCGAATGCGAAAATGCTATTaacaaacaaatacatttaGAATTAAAGTCAAGCTACGATTACATGGCTATG gCTTACCATTTCGACCGCAGCGATGTCGCTTTACCTGGACTTTATGGATTTTTCAAATCTGCTAGTTCGGAAGAGCGTGAGCACGCAGCTCAATTGATGACATACATGAACAAACGAGGCGGCACCATATGCTTGGAGGAGTTACCAGCGCCGCAGTTTAAGTTTACAACCGTCAAAGCGGCGCTAATTGAAGCTTTGGATATGGAAAAGACGGTTAACGAG TCCTTGTTGGCGTTACATGCATTGGCAAATGAGCACAACGATCCACATTTAAGTGACTTTTTAGAAACAAATTTCCTTATTGAACAAGTGGATGCACAAAAACAGTTGGCCGATTATATAACTCAAATTGAAAGGTGTGAAAAAGAATTGGGTGTGCATATATTTGATAATGATATTAAGGGCAAGGATATGcattaa
- the LOC120774007 gene encoding dual specificity mitogen-activated protein kinase kinase 6 → MAGRQRPGFKFVIQKEPEPEIMPPRNLDSSATINIGNQQFEINADSLEKIADLGRGAYGIVEKMRHEQTGTVMAVKRITATVNRNEQKRLLMDLDISMRSSDCPYTVHFYGALFREGDVWICMEVMDTSLDKFYPKVFRNNLTMEESVLGKIAMSVVNALHYLHAQLKVIHRDVKPSNILINRSGEVKMCDFGISGYLVDSVAKTIDAGCKPYMAPERIDPQGNPAQYDIRSDVWSLGISMIEMATGRFPYNHWTTPFEQLKQVVNESPPRLEPGKFSPQFEDFIVKCLQKNYKARPNYEQLLKHEFIEEHIERDTDISEFVSRILDLPE, encoded by the exons atggCTGGAAGGCAAAGACCTGGTTTCAAATTCGTTATCCAGAAGGAACCCGAGCCGGAAAT TATGCCGCCAAGAAATTTAGACTCGAGTGCCACAATTAATATAGGTAATCAACAATTTGAAATCAATGCAGACAGCTTGGAAAAAATTGCCGATTTGGGGCGTGGAGCTTATGGTATTGTGGAAAAAATGAGGCATGAACAGACAGGCACGGTAATGGCTGTGAAACGCATAACAGCGACAGTAAACCGGAATGAACAGAAACGCTTACTTATGGACTTGGACATATCTATGCGTTCAAGCGACTGCCCCTACACAGTGCATTTTTATGGTGCACTTTTCCGGGAAGGTGACGTTTGGATTTGTATGGAAGTAATGGATACAAGCTTGGATAAATTTTACCCAAAGGTGTTTAGAAACAATCTAACCATGGAAGAAAGTGTGCTGGGAAAG ATTGCCATGTCGGTGGTGAATGCGTTGCATTATCTGCATGCACAACTAAAAGTTATACATCGCGATGTAAAGCCATCAAACATTTTGATCAACCGAAGCGGTGAAGTAAAAATGTGTGATTTTGGTATCTCAG GTTACTTGGTTGATTCTGTTGCAAAAACGATTGATGCTGGATGTAAACCATACATGGCACCCGAGCGCATCGATCCACAAGGCAATCCTGCTCAATATGATATACGCTCTGATGTCTGGTCGCTGGGTATCAGTATGATTGAAATGGCAACCGGCAGATTTCCATACAATCACTGGACTACACCATTTGAGCAATTGAAACag GTGGTGAATGAGAGTCCACCGCGTCTCGAACCTGGTAAATTTTCACCCCAATTCGAAGACTTTATAGTGAAGTGCTTgcagaaaaattacaaagcacGTCCCAATTACGAACAGCTGCTGAAACACGAATTCATTGAGGAACACATAGAACGCGACACGGATATTTCAGAATTTGTGTCCAGAATATTGGATTTGCCTGAGTAA
- the LOC120774009 gene encoding UPF0488 protein CG14286: MSKIKKPKSFQKPPPLVAPRRDTLENEAQIELELCWCVQQLENALNSGKLSQKVADDTVKNIRVLKSSTAPLVKKRQVMKAALGDYRAKMKEEEKKMALAAKQIKFTQTIEANNKSSFLKKAAIIQTGKEFRFNFSTPNGSDVSELAENSTSAKNNTDIKNENSSNIPKDLNLTGGGFKFNFVLDENNDDLNLSGLSIKS, encoded by the exons atgagcaaaataaaaaagcctAAATCTTTCCAAAAGCCTCCTCCATTAGTAGCGCCCCGCCGAGATACACTGGAAAATGAGGCACAAATAGAATTGGAACTTTGTTGGTGTGTTCAACAGTTGGAGAATGCACTTAATTCAGGAAAGCTGTCCCAAAAAGTAG CCGACGACACGGTGAAGAATATAAGGGTGCTTAAAAGTTCAACAGCGCCGCTTGTTAAAAAGCGCCAGGTTATGAAGGCCGCATTGGGAGATTACCGTGCTAAaatgaaagaagaagaaaaaaagatgGCTCTTG cgGCCAAACAAATCAAATTTACACAAACCATTGAAGCAAATAATAAGTCAAGCTTTCTCAAAAAAGCTGCCATTATCCAAACGGGGAAGGAGTTCcgctttaatttttcaactcCCAACGGTAGTGATGTTTCTGAATTAGCTGAAAACAGTACGAGTGCCAAAAACAATACGGATATCAAAAACGAAAACAGTTCAAACATACCAAAAGACTTAAATTTAACTGGCGGtggttttaaatttaactttgtTTTAGATGAAAATAATGATGATTTAAATTTAAGTGGACTGTCCATTAAaagctaa
- the LOC120774011 gene encoding 60S ribosomal protein L30 has translation MVAVKKQKKALESTNARLALVMKSGKYCLGYKQALKTLRQGKAKLVLIASNTPALRKSEIEYYAMLAKTEVQHYSGTNIELGTACGKYFRVCTMSITDPGDSDIIRSLPDN, from the exons ATGGTTGCCGTAAAGAAACAG AAAAAGGCTTTGGAAAGCACCAATGCCCGTTTGGCTTTGGTAATGAAATCGGGCAAATATTGCTTGGGTTACAAACAAGCTTTGAAGACCTTGCGTCAAGGCAAAGCGAAATTGGTGTTGATTGCCAGCAACACACCAGCGTTGAG gaAATCTGAGATTGAATATTACGCTATGTTGGCCAAGACCGAAGTGCAACATTACAGTGGCACCAACATCGAATTGGGTACCGCTTGCGGTAAATACTTCCGTGTGTGCACAATGTCCATCACCGATCCTGGAGATTCGGACATCATCCGCTCATTGCCAGATAACTAA
- the LOC120775632 gene encoding zinc finger protein 708-like — protein MLCRLCISDCDHNSLELFDSGGKNTTIYNVVAKYFENEIKNMDEVKAELDAEQHQGTTQHTSQVICANCWRHIDDFHQWQKELVILKDERLKLLQQPYQRELVESVKLEMEIDVNNLNIYEESFADDTCDNDDYFNEDTEDPVAICEAKLSTAPKKLPPNKGIENVANDDDDSLYDDMPLLKRRNLRQTKTSAPTKKKAGRRKKLKKVVKKTSDVDTDLDYNENEDKDEANSVEKVKEKSSKTKEFDAFIAQHFKDKLPCELCGHLSADFTELRTHFREVHNSNKGYVLCCKHKYSQRFHFVEHLQVHLNPQKFQCAECGKCSANGRSLVAHMNSMHKPESLERRFECEVCHKKFAKLPILKTHMETHAEGNPDHICKECGKGFILESRLNIHIRNVHSTAYHSVCDQCGKSFRGRYALKYHLLEHDGAGKQLWPCDQCDAKLHSKFSLKRHKRITHHDGSTVYVCGECGKVALTEDALKSHKRYVHQRERIHKCTVCDKAFKASKVLKEHMTTHTGEDLYQCPHCPRTFKVNANMHHHRKRKHPKEWAENRRHRPMSFKHMDLNAISNEVVL, from the exons ATGTTATGCCGATTGTGCATTAGTGATTGTGATCACAATTCTTTAGAATTATTTGATTCTGGtggaaaaaatacaacaatttaCAATGTTGTTGCGAAGTATTTTGAAAACGAG ataaaaaatatgGACGAAGTAAAAGCAGAATTAGATGCTGAACAGCACCAGGGAACGACACAGCATACGTCACAGGTGATTTGCGCGAACTGCTGGCGGCACATAGACGATTTTCATCAATGGCAAAAGGAATTAGTAATCTTAAAAGATGAACGCCTGAAATTACTGCAGCAACCATATCAAAGGGAACTAGTTGAGAGTGTTAAATTGGAAATGGAAATAGATGTAAacaacttaaatatatatgaagaaTCATTTGCTGATGACACATGTGATAACGACGACTATTTCAATGAAGACACTGAAGATCCTGTAGCTATATGTGAAGCCAAACTCTCAACGGCGCCAAAGAAATTGCCTCCCAATAAAGGTAtagaaaatgttgcaaatgaCGATGATGACAGTCTCTATGACGATATGCCATTGTTAAAAAGAAGGAATTTGAGGCAAACCAAAACATCGGCACCAACTAAGAAAAAGGCCGGAAGgcggaaaaaattgaaaaaagttgtcAAGAAAACTTCCGATGTAGATACTGATTTGGATTATAATGAGAATGAAGATAAGGATGAAGCTAATAGtgttgaaaaagttaaagagaAAAGCTCTAAAACCAAGGAGTTTGATGCCTTTATTGCTCAGCATTTCAAGGATAAGTTACCATGTGAATTGTGCGGTCATCTATCTGCTGATTTTACAGAACTACGCACACATTTCCGCGAAGTGCATAACAGTAATAAAGGCTATGTATTGTGCTGCAAGCACAAATACAGCCAACGGTTTCACTTCGTTGAACATTTGCAAGTGCACTTGAATCCACAAAAGTTTCAGTGCGCCGAATGTGGCAAATGCAGTGCTAATGGCAGAAGTTTAGTGGCGCATATGAATTCTATGCACAAGCCTGAGTCATTAGAACGGCGTTTCGAATGTGAAGTTTGCCataaaaaattcgcaaaattaccTATACTGAAAACTCACATGGAGACACATGCGGAGGGCAATCCCGATCACATTTGCAAGGAATGTGGAAAGgg CTTTATTTTAGAGAGCCGTCTTAACATTCACATACGCAATGTGCATAGTACAGCTTATCACAGTGTTTGCGACCAGTGTGGTAAATCTTTCCGTGGACGCTATGCACTGAAATATCATCTGCTAGAGCATGACGGTGCGGGAAAACAACTTTGGCCTTGCGATCAATGTGATGCCAAATTACATTCCAAATTTAGTTTGAAACGACATAAACGCATAACCCATCATGACGGTTCCACCGTGTACGTGTGCGGCGAATGTGGAAAAGTAGCTTTAACCGAGGATGCACTAAAGTCACATAAACGCTACGTACATCAACGGGAGCGTATACACAAATGTACGGTGTGCGATAAAGCGTTTAAGGCCTCAAAAGTGTTAAAA GAACATATGACAACGCATACAGGCGAGGACTTGTATCAATGTCCACATTGTCCACGCACATTCAAAGTGAATGCTAATATGCATCACCATCGGAAGAGGAAGCATCCGAAGGAATGGGCGGAAAATCGCAGACACCGACCAATGTCATTCAAACATATGGACCTTAACGCCATTTCGAATGAAGTGGTGCtgtaa
- the LOC120774422 gene encoding neuferricin homolog yields MFEFVKHLFKLQFLLIVIAIFTGVYYNEIINWMVNKYADSASESIAIKFQNPEEATLSERLFTRDDLAQFNGENDAPLYLAIIGTVFDVTKGAKHYGPGCAYNFFVGRDASVSFINGQFEKFDEDEADDVVSLRPSDLISLENWQQFYRREYVYKGKLIGRFYDKNGEPTAYNHKYMMLLEQAKAAKAQAEQLREVYPDCNIEWSVERGSHVWCTTTSGGKQREWVGYPRQLFEIGANNFRCACVQDKDLDTTEVMLKEYENCAPHAHECYYKVD; encoded by the coding sequence ATGTTCGAGTTTGTAAAACATCTTTTTAAACTACAATTCCTACTAATAGTGATCGCCATTTTTACCGGTGTTTATTacaatgaaattataaattggATGGTGAACAAATATGCGGATTCAGCAAGTGAAAGTATAGCGATTAAATTCCAAAATCCCGAAGAGGCAACGTTAAGTGAGCGGCTTTTCACGCGTGATGATTTGGCACAATTCAATGGCGAAAATGACGCACCACTATATTTGGCCATAATTGGCACGGTATTCGACGTGACTAAAGGTGCAAAGCATTATGGGCCAGGATGtgcatataattttttcgtgGGACGCGATGCTTCTGTGTCATTTATAAATGGTCAATTCGAAAAGTTTGACGAAGATGAGGCCGATGACGTCGTCTCGTTAAGACCCAGTGATCTTATCAGTCTAGAAAATTGGCAACAATTTTACAGGAGAGAATATGTATACAAAGGTAAACTAATAGGACGCTTTTATGATAAAAACGGTGAACCAACGGCATACAATCACAAGTACATGATGCTTTTGGAGCAAGCGAAAGCTGCCAAAGCGCAAGCCGAACAATTGCGCGAAGTGTATCCAGACTGCAATATTGAGTGGTCAGTAGAGCGGGGGTCACATGTTTGGTGCACTACAACTAGTGGTGGCAAACAGCGTGAATGGGTGGGCTATCCACGACAGTTGTTCGAAATTGGTGCTAACAACTTCCGCTGTGCTTGTGTGCAAGACAAGGACTTGGACACAACTGAGGTGATGCTCAAGGAGTATGAGAATTGCGCGCCACATGCACATGAGTGTTACTACAAGGTGGATTAG
- the LOC120775150 gene encoding uncharacterized protein LOC120775150 isoform X2 — translation MDKPLNKSNESSISTTGTTGSPQFSDTLENNVKYMNLNFVDNSESSSQAKDQGIDFQKLPQTFDGAASKAAKPPPSKILPSNIPLPGKFESQKPKIVCTLKEKSLLEMGFKTNEIQGWEDIVQPPKENLYKLLRNMIDNHIKPNVQIRIGGVTFNCHMMVLQCYSDFFMECNNEVLIQLPEEKITPGAFMMVYDWMLAEEPLVQREGILELFNAANFLRIKNLVNQCWLCLDDDVRFREDTAFLLYLEARNYGLESLEQLMLTRICKFFLTLVASKEYLELATKEICTLLSSNTIGVNSEIEIFMAVVRWLNYNWDEREADMLQVVKCVRFSLMPPWFLVTLNKNIDCVEIDRIASHPEVKRMINDGISYTTTQLYYGENREEFLHFLERYQLVAPVQRQWVFDKECSYHHRLECPNMQYVTYKSFLEYLEMIHTIGKDYWRSLEMAKGVEKSMQCCVRSDCRKLNEQNLVC, via the exons ATGGATAAACCCCTGAATAAG AGCAATGAGTCGAGCATTTCCACCACCGGTACCACGGGTTCACCACAGTTTTCCGACACATTAGAGAACAATGTCAAGTACATGAA CTTAAATTTCGTCGACAATTCCGAGTCTTCAAGTCAAGCCAAAGACCAAGGCATTGATTTCCAAAAGTTGCCAC AAACCTTCGACGGTGCCGCGTCTAAGGCCGCAAAACCACCACCCAGCAAGATACTGCCGTCCAATATTCCACTACCGGGCAAATTTGAGAGTCAAAAACCGAAAATAGTCTGCACGCTCAAAGAAAAATCTCTACTCGAAATGGGTTTCAAAACAAATGAGATACAGGGCTGGGAAGACATAGTCCAGCCGCCCAAAGAGAATCTCTACAAATTGCTACGTAACATGATTGACAACCACATCAAACCGAATGTGCAGATACGTATTGGTGGTGTGACCTTCAATTGTCACATGATGGTGCTGCAGTGTTACTCGGACTTCTTCATGGAATGCAACAATGAGGTATTGATCCAATTGCCCGAAGAGAAGATAACACCCGGCGCTTTTATGATGGTCTACGATTGGATGTTGGCTGAGGAGCCGTTGGTGCAGCGTGAGGGCATACTGGAATTATTTAATGCGGCCAATTTTCTGCGCATTAAAAATCTGGTGAATCAATGTTGGCTCTGCTTGGACGATGATGTGCGCTTTCGTGAAGATACTGCATTCTTACTCTACCTTGAGGCACGCAATTATGGTCTAGAGAGTTTGGAGCAGCTAATGCTGACAcgcatttgtaaatttttcctGACACTTGTCGCCTCTAAAGAGTACTTGGAGCTGGCGACGAAGGAGATTTGCACGCTTTTGAGTTCCAATACAATTGGCGTGAATTCGGAAATCGAA ATCTTCATGGCGGTTGTGCGTTGGCTTAACTACAATTGGGATGAACGCGAGGCGGATATGTTGCAAGTTGTCAAGTGCGTACGTTTCAGCTTGATGCCACCGTGGTTCCTGGTGACactcaacaaaaatattgaCTGCGTAGAGATCGATCGTATTGCCAGTCATCCGGAGGTGAAACGCATGATCAACGACGGCATATC TTATACGACTACTCAATTATACTATGGTGAAAATCGTGAAGAGTTCTTGCATTTCCTGGAACGCTACCAGCTCGTTGCACCGGTTCAACGTCAGTGGGTTTTCGACAAAGAATGCAGCTACCATCATCGGCTCGAATGCCCGAATATGCAGTATGTGACATACAAATCGTTTCTGGAGTATCTGGAGATGATCCATACGATTGGCAAGGATTATTGGCGCTCGCTGGAAATGGCTAAGGGTGTGGAGAAGTCGATGCAGTGTTGCGTGCGCTCCGATTGCCGCAAATTGAACGAGCAAAATTTAGTATGTTAA
- the LOC120775150 gene encoding uncharacterized protein LOC120775150 isoform X1: MDKPLNKVIQSNESSISTTGTTGSPQFSDTLENNVKYMNLNFVDNSESSSQAKDQGIDFQKLPQTFDGAASKAAKPPPSKILPSNIPLPGKFESQKPKIVCTLKEKSLLEMGFKTNEIQGWEDIVQPPKENLYKLLRNMIDNHIKPNVQIRIGGVTFNCHMMVLQCYSDFFMECNNEVLIQLPEEKITPGAFMMVYDWMLAEEPLVQREGILELFNAANFLRIKNLVNQCWLCLDDDVRFREDTAFLLYLEARNYGLESLEQLMLTRICKFFLTLVASKEYLELATKEICTLLSSNTIGVNSEIEIFMAVVRWLNYNWDEREADMLQVVKCVRFSLMPPWFLVTLNKNIDCVEIDRIASHPEVKRMINDGISYTTTQLYYGENREEFLHFLERYQLVAPVQRQWVFDKECSYHHRLECPNMQYVTYKSFLEYLEMIHTIGKDYWRSLEMAKGVEKSMQCCVRSDCRKLNEQNLVC, from the exons ATGGATAAACCCCTGAATAAGGTAATTCAG AGCAATGAGTCGAGCATTTCCACCACCGGTACCACGGGTTCACCACAGTTTTCCGACACATTAGAGAACAATGTCAAGTACATGAA CTTAAATTTCGTCGACAATTCCGAGTCTTCAAGTCAAGCCAAAGACCAAGGCATTGATTTCCAAAAGTTGCCAC AAACCTTCGACGGTGCCGCGTCTAAGGCCGCAAAACCACCACCCAGCAAGATACTGCCGTCCAATATTCCACTACCGGGCAAATTTGAGAGTCAAAAACCGAAAATAGTCTGCACGCTCAAAGAAAAATCTCTACTCGAAATGGGTTTCAAAACAAATGAGATACAGGGCTGGGAAGACATAGTCCAGCCGCCCAAAGAGAATCTCTACAAATTGCTACGTAACATGATTGACAACCACATCAAACCGAATGTGCAGATACGTATTGGTGGTGTGACCTTCAATTGTCACATGATGGTGCTGCAGTGTTACTCGGACTTCTTCATGGAATGCAACAATGAGGTATTGATCCAATTGCCCGAAGAGAAGATAACACCCGGCGCTTTTATGATGGTCTACGATTGGATGTTGGCTGAGGAGCCGTTGGTGCAGCGTGAGGGCATACTGGAATTATTTAATGCGGCCAATTTTCTGCGCATTAAAAATCTGGTGAATCAATGTTGGCTCTGCTTGGACGATGATGTGCGCTTTCGTGAAGATACTGCATTCTTACTCTACCTTGAGGCACGCAATTATGGTCTAGAGAGTTTGGAGCAGCTAATGCTGACAcgcatttgtaaatttttcctGACACTTGTCGCCTCTAAAGAGTACTTGGAGCTGGCGACGAAGGAGATTTGCACGCTTTTGAGTTCCAATACAATTGGCGTGAATTCGGAAATCGAA ATCTTCATGGCGGTTGTGCGTTGGCTTAACTACAATTGGGATGAACGCGAGGCGGATATGTTGCAAGTTGTCAAGTGCGTACGTTTCAGCTTGATGCCACCGTGGTTCCTGGTGACactcaacaaaaatattgaCTGCGTAGAGATCGATCGTATTGCCAGTCATCCGGAGGTGAAACGCATGATCAACGACGGCATATC TTATACGACTACTCAATTATACTATGGTGAAAATCGTGAAGAGTTCTTGCATTTCCTGGAACGCTACCAGCTCGTTGCACCGGTTCAACGTCAGTGGGTTTTCGACAAAGAATGCAGCTACCATCATCGGCTCGAATGCCCGAATATGCAGTATGTGACATACAAATCGTTTCTGGAGTATCTGGAGATGATCCATACGATTGGCAAGGATTATTGGCGCTCGCTGGAAATGGCTAAGGGTGTGGAGAAGTCGATGCAGTGTTGCGTGCGCTCCGATTGCCGCAAATTGAACGAGCAAAATTTAGTATGTTAA